The Corallococcus exiguus genome includes a window with the following:
- a CDS encoding methyl-accepting chemotaxis protein, whose protein sequence is MSTDNGNSVHKLEDARALAERASLQVAEGVGLVKSTEQLAAKLASAGNEQAAAGEQVRGAIESVAAQVEQTSVAVQALVRSQTAVGDAAKAVQQEAETTAAAMQEVTASVSSVRKDATVLASSADVTASTLEEVARSVKGVSANAEDLAASSEELLASMQEMTATVEDLVSRNQTSAATTEEVAATIEEMSKGITRLATDAQGVGERMGQVSGAVVSLGKTLQDVGRDAAAMASSVEDTAATSEQVARSVRGVAEHTRTLEASAVTTASTVQEVAASVEEVAATSEKNAAVVDANAATIEQLSRSAQAVARAAESINGLASTSATASAQLESSTRRASQLTEEARLAAERVGTSAREGGVTVARSIAGFGRIRQSIVESSGVMKEMGRRAEEIGDIVQTINLIADRTNLLSLNASIEAARAGEHGRGFAVVAEEIRALADRAAAASSDVAKIVRGLQTTAREAAVANGEGMRAADEGAALAGDAERALGTILKGVDDLGQNVREASRASAEQVQAVQALVQSTAKVSEQGRLIAASSVEQAQAAQALAQGGTEMRRMARQTTQATQDQAKALRDAVRSNNQLSEVAEKVSRAMQEQAQASTDLARATAQMRQLVQGVSTAVMAQGQQVGALGATAQEVASSTQRTLTGVSEQAKAAQEVTKAMEATRKEVAQSTRAMAEQARALKQGELASRQVATLAKEVTRATEEQAQALTSLVRGAEEVRRVAKSTARALDEQTDALTLLTTSAAKQATGVASVAKAAQDQATLTEQVGRSVEDMRGRAREIVITTAEQARATAANAQEVREVAGRLGQLSRLHGEQVEGLSHLSGLLGATEPGPSRTTREQAT, encoded by the coding sequence ATGTCGACGGACAACGGTAACAGCGTGCACAAGCTGGAGGACGCTCGCGCGCTGGCGGAGCGCGCCTCGCTCCAGGTGGCGGAAGGGGTGGGGTTGGTGAAGTCCACCGAGCAGCTGGCGGCGAAGCTCGCGTCCGCGGGCAACGAGCAGGCGGCGGCGGGCGAGCAGGTGCGCGGCGCCATCGAGTCCGTGGCCGCCCAGGTGGAGCAGACGAGCGTCGCGGTGCAGGCGCTGGTGCGCAGCCAGACGGCCGTGGGCGACGCGGCGAAGGCCGTGCAGCAGGAGGCGGAGACCACCGCGGCCGCGATGCAGGAGGTGACGGCGTCGGTGTCCAGCGTGCGCAAGGACGCGACCGTGCTCGCCTCCAGCGCGGACGTGACGGCGTCCACCCTGGAAGAGGTGGCGCGCTCGGTGAAGGGCGTGAGCGCCAACGCGGAGGACCTGGCCGCTTCCAGCGAAGAGCTGCTGGCGAGCATGCAGGAAATGACCGCCACGGTGGAGGACCTGGTGTCGCGCAACCAGACCAGCGCCGCCACCACGGAGGAGGTCGCCGCCACCATTGAAGAGATGTCCAAGGGCATCACCCGGCTGGCCACGGACGCGCAGGGCGTGGGCGAGCGCATGGGGCAGGTGTCCGGCGCCGTGGTGTCCCTGGGCAAGACGCTCCAGGACGTGGGGCGTGACGCGGCCGCCATGGCCTCCAGCGTGGAGGATACGGCCGCCACGTCGGAGCAGGTGGCCCGCAGCGTGCGCGGCGTCGCCGAGCACACGCGCACCCTGGAGGCGAGCGCCGTCACCACCGCGTCCACCGTGCAGGAGGTGGCCGCCAGCGTGGAGGAGGTGGCCGCCACCTCGGAGAAGAACGCCGCCGTGGTGGACGCCAACGCGGCCACCATCGAGCAGCTGTCGCGCTCCGCCCAGGCGGTGGCCCGCGCGGCGGAGAGCATCAACGGCCTGGCGTCCACCAGCGCCACCGCGTCCGCGCAGCTGGAGTCGTCCACCCGCCGCGCGTCGCAGCTGACGGAGGAGGCGCGGCTGGCCGCGGAGCGCGTGGGCACGAGCGCGCGCGAGGGCGGCGTCACGGTGGCGCGCTCCATCGCGGGCTTCGGCCGCATCCGCCAGTCCATCGTGGAGTCGTCCGGGGTGATGAAGGAGATGGGCCGGCGCGCCGAGGAGATTGGCGACATCGTGCAGACCATCAACCTCATCGCGGACCGCACGAACCTCCTGTCGCTCAACGCAAGCATCGAGGCGGCGCGCGCCGGGGAGCACGGCCGCGGCTTCGCGGTGGTGGCGGAGGAGATCCGCGCCCTGGCGGACCGCGCCGCGGCGGCCAGCAGTGACGTGGCCAAGATTGTCCGGGGCTTGCAGACGACGGCGCGCGAGGCGGCCGTGGCCAACGGCGAGGGCATGCGCGCGGCGGACGAGGGCGCGGCGCTGGCGGGGGACGCCGAGCGGGCGCTGGGCACCATCCTCAAGGGCGTGGATGACCTGGGCCAGAACGTGCGCGAGGCGTCGCGCGCGTCCGCGGAGCAGGTGCAGGCGGTGCAGGCGCTGGTGCAGTCCACGGCGAAGGTGAGCGAGCAGGGCCGGCTCATCGCCGCGTCCTCGGTGGAGCAGGCGCAGGCGGCGCAGGCGCTGGCGCAGGGCGGCACGGAGATGCGGCGCATGGCGCGGCAGACCACCCAGGCCACCCAGGACCAGGCCAAGGCGCTGCGCGACGCGGTGCGCTCCAACAACCAGTTGTCGGAGGTGGCGGAGAAGGTGTCGCGCGCGATGCAGGAGCAGGCCCAGGCCTCCACGGACCTGGCCCGGGCCACCGCGCAGATGCGCCAGCTGGTGCAGGGCGTGAGCACCGCGGTGATGGCGCAGGGCCAGCAGGTGGGGGCGCTGGGCGCGACGGCGCAGGAGGTGGCGTCCTCCACGCAGCGCACGCTGACCGGCGTCTCGGAGCAGGCCAAGGCCGCGCAGGAGGTGACGAAGGCGATGGAGGCCACGCGCAAGGAGGTGGCCCAGTCCACGCGCGCCATGGCGGAGCAGGCCCGCGCGCTCAAGCAGGGAGAGCTCGCCAGCCGTCAGGTGGCCACCCTGGCCAAGGAGGTGACGCGCGCCACGGAGGAGCAGGCCCAGGCGCTCACGTCGCTGGTGCGAGGCGCGGAGGAGGTGCGCCGGGTGGCGAAGTCCACCGCGCGCGCGCTGGATGAGCAGACGGACGCCCTGACCCTGCTCACCACGTCCGCGGCGAAGCAGGCCACGGGCGTCGCCTCCGTGGCGAAGGCCGCCCAGGACCAGGCCACCTTGACGGAGCAGGTGGGCCGGTCGGTGGAGGACATGCGCGGCCGGGCGAGGGAGATTGTCATCACCACGGCGGAGCAGGCGCGCGCCACGGCCGCCAACGCCCAGGAGGTGCGCGAGGTCGCGGGCCGGCTGGGGCAGCTGTCGCGGCTGCACGGAGAGCAGGTGGAGGGCTTGAGCCACCTGAGCGGCCTGTTGGGCGCCACGGAGCCGGGGCCGTCCCGGACCACGCGGGAGCAGGCCACGTGA
- a CDS encoding chemotaxis protein CheW, which translates to MNVLHVLFKVDGTEYAMPAADVVQMESFTGATPVPGAPAHVAGLVQVRGRVIPVVDARARFGLPAGTQSLDSRVVVGQLGERTVGLLVDSAREVLKLDPRTIQPPPPMVVEGAKGFVKAVAQVGPRLVMLIDFPRVVGEEAADVDGQR; encoded by the coding sequence ATGAACGTGCTGCACGTGCTGTTCAAGGTGGACGGGACCGAATACGCGATGCCCGCGGCGGACGTGGTGCAGATGGAGTCCTTCACCGGCGCGACGCCGGTGCCCGGGGCGCCCGCGCACGTGGCCGGCCTGGTGCAGGTGCGCGGCCGGGTCATCCCGGTGGTGGACGCGCGCGCCCGCTTCGGGCTGCCGGCGGGGACGCAGTCCCTGGATTCGCGCGTGGTGGTGGGGCAGTTGGGCGAGCGCACCGTGGGGCTGCTCGTGGACAGCGCCCGCGAGGTGTTGAAGCTGGACCCGCGCACCATCCAGCCGCCTCCACCCATGGTGGTGGAGGGCGCGAAGGGGTTCGTGAAGGCCGTGGCGCAGGTGGGTCCGCGGCTGGTGATGCTCATTGATTTCCCCCGGGTCGTGGGGGAGGAGGCGGCGGATGTCGACGGACAACGGTAA